The following is a genomic window from Rutidosis leptorrhynchoides isolate AG116_Rl617_1_P2 chromosome 8, CSIRO_AGI_Rlap_v1, whole genome shotgun sequence.
TTATCTCTCTACTAAATCTAAAATTTATAAGTTCAAAATGTATCAGATGAATGTTATGCTTCAAGTTAACTATGGTGGGGAATTCGACCGCGAGGTCAAGAATTACTCCACCGTCAATTCTGAACAGAGGGAGTATTGCATGAATGTCCGAAATTACCCATTGTCTGAACTACTTGATTTTCTCAAAGATGACATACCTCTTGCATTCTCACAAGTGTGGTTCTTCAAGGAACCCAATGTTCCAGCCAGTCTTCTTAAAGATGAATAAGACTGGACCATGCTTGTGGGTTGAGCAGTGACCAGCAATAAAATCATCAAGTTGTATATCGAGTTCCGGGATGAGAGCGAAAACATTGTGTCTGATGAAGAGGACTACGTGCCCTCCGGGCCACAGTACGACACGGATGGCAAATTCTATTCTTCTGATTCTCCTGATCTCAATGATTTCTATATGTATTGTTGTATTATCGTTGTTTATTATCATTGATTAGCTTTCGTTGTTATTGTGTTTAATCTGTAGTTCCAAAAAATTGTAACCGTGAtgttgttttaataaaagtgacgttaaaaaaaatatagtgatttatatttgtaatagtatgaaaaatttaataaagtcttaataaatttaataataacaatacaccaTTACAATACACCGACACATGCATAACACTGTTACAATACACCGTTATATAACAACGTTACATTACACCGTTACGTACACCGACACATAAACACCGTTACACTAGGGCGGGAAAAATTTTGGGCGCGAAACATTTGTGCGGGAATTCTTGTTGCAGTGGCAGTTTGTGGATCTACTTAAAGAGTAGCCATACACACTCTTTTCATCTATATCTACCCATTCAAGTCTCTCTATCTTTATCTCTACAATCACACTATGAATCAACCAACAAATGATAAACCTATTAGTGAAGGTCGACAAGTCAAACTACAAGATTTTTCAGAGATCGATCGTGAATTCAGAAGAATGGGTTGGCTTCATTTCCTTTTGCTTGATAAGTTTTTTTTTCCTGCACTCGTGCATCAATTCTATTCCAACTTTGAATTCACTAATGAACAATTGGTGAGGTTTCAAGTCTATGACAGGCAACACGGGTATACTCTTGAACAATTTGGTATGCTATTGGGCATACCATTTGAAGGTAAAAATATCTATTTTCCCAGTGAAGACCTCGAAGCTCTTCCTCAGGATATTCCAAAATATGACATGGCCATATTTGTGTGTCGTATTGCAGTTCCATTCAGAACCATAGAACGTTTAGGCATCCTTGACGAATATCTTCGTCCGGGAAATATTGCCATAAGAAATGCACTTATTAGGAGTAACATGTACCACCGCGAACCAAACGTCACTCGATTGTCAATGACCGAAGCATGTCTTCACTGGTGCATAACTCACAACATCCAAGTAAATATTGCTCATTTGGTCGCTTCCCGAATGAATCAACTTCGTTATGCAGAAACAAGACCTCATCTTCCGTACGGAGCATTTTTGAACCGTCTATTTACTAGTATTGGTGAGGTTGAAGGTCTGGTGGGATGACGTCCGATAACCACTTTACCTATCGACTGGTCCTTTGTTTCTGAAACATCGGCAGCAACGAGCTCAGGTTCTGAAAGTTCGTCCACTAAATCGGATGCTTGTAGTCATCCTCGTCGTCGTTATTAGTGTGTTTCAATACCAGTAACTTTGTAGTCGTGTGCTTGaagtgtgtttaattcggtaagtGTGTTTAAATTTAGTAAGTGTGTTTAATTTTAGTCGTGTGCTTGAAGGATATGTAGGATGACGTCTGATAATTaagtgtgtttaattcagtaagtgtGTTTAAATCGGTAACTTTATTAGATTAATTTAATGTTTGTCGTGTTTAATTCAAAAAAATTCATTTGTCTACTTAAATAttgctctttatatataataaccgATTTATCTACTTAAAATCCGTTTTCTTTCAAAACAAATGACAACAACATAACAATTTTATTCAACATAACTAATACAAACGATTCAAATACAAATGAGACACAAATAAAAATGatacaaatacaaacgatacacaaatacaaacgatacaaataAGACCCAAGTTAACTAACTAACTTAATAGAAAGTTAAAAAAGTTTTTTCGTCTTTCAAAACCAAATAAAGAGAAATGCGATCAGAACGCCAACTCATggtttcttttataccgttccactgATCGTCGGTACGGAGATATGTGgcggacaattccggaacacaGTCATCTTCATAAAACAAGACGTCCGTGTGTTCGAACGAAACATTTTCTTTCAAAAGGGTTAAAAGCACATCTAAACCAACGTCGCGAACGTCAATGTTTTTGAACGTAGCTTTTGAACCACGCGTATAATCATAAAGTTTCATTTCATTACGGAATTCACTTCCATAATACACTTCGATTGAGACAATCATCGGCGAAAGGGTCACTATTTTGAGTTTGGATGTGTGATAATGCAGTTTAAGTGTTGGATGTGTGTTAGATATGTGTTCAATATGTGTTGAGGATGAAGTATAAGTAGGCAAATCGACTAGTCATCCTTAAAGACATtccagacgacatgtcgtcccgaATGGTTTTCCAGACGACAAATCGTCCGGACAAAAAACCCGCGAAAACTTTCCTTTTTTTGGAGCCAATTTTTTTGGTACAATAATTGAAGCATATCTTTCCGGACGACATTGGGTCGTTCAGGAAAAGTTGGTCAACCATTCAGGAAAAAGCAAACAGAAAAAGCAGAAAAATTTATCGGTTTGTGGCTTTTTGCGGGCGACTTTAGTCGTtcggaaaaatcatttttctagtagTGAGAGGACCTTCTCTATTTTTGAAGTGTTTCAATTGGAGTGAAGAAATGACTTTTCTTATTTTATGATAGAGGAAAGACTGTCTACGTCTTACATCTCTCAAACCCTACCTATGTATGTAGGATTGGGTTTGTTGTTAGTGAAATGTTGCAAATGCTATTCAACTTGTTTTCATTATTCAAGCATGGTGACATGGTGAAATGGTAAAATAGTAAGTAGATATATATCATGACTTTTAGGAACTTTTATTATAACAAATTTCAATTATTTATCTTCTTTATTAAGTGGGTTTTTCATGCCAACCTATTAAATTTACTAGGTCAACGTACACCCATAACGTTTTAACTACCTTCACGTCTCTGATGTGTTTACCAAGCTTTTAAACTTACATACTCCGTATTTGCATATATctcaagttttattatttttaaataattaagtttaatacaatccTTATTGTTGACATACTACGAGATAAAATTTGTATATATGTAACGATGGTTATGTAGAAAATGTAACTTTAAAAACTTCTGCTGTAAAATGACGTTTAATCAAAGTGCTAGAATAATGAACCTCACAATAATAACCATATTAAACTTGCCATTTTTTTATCTACTTGTATTTTGATGCgtaatatttaattatttagtaaAATTTGGCAAGAAAATGAGATGTATTATTTGCATAGCAGATTTCATATCTCTACTAGTGTATACGGAGTCAGGGCCGTCTCAACAATAAGAATGTCCTAGACGAAAACAAAAATGGACCCTACACACATTtaatattttaatacatataaaaagataatactaaaatttatcatttaaatatttacaatgtatttaattatttaaagtaacAATATTGCAACTTTAATTGATAATTTTTTATTTAACtaaatagaatattttgataaaagtATATGCATATTTAAaattttggacccttcaaacttttTGGACCCTAGACGATTGCTTATCTTGCCTATGCTCAAAGACGCCTGAGTAACTTTTTTGTTTGTTTATACAATGTAGTCGAGACAATTTTATAGAATGTCATAGCTCGGGGTAAAAAAGGTGCAGGACCTGTTAAAAAGTAGAACCCCTATTTTTCAATTTTAAGAAAACAGATTAACTCAATGCTTGTATTTTAGTAGGCTTTAAGTTAACAAAATTagttctgatatatatatatatatatatatatatatatatatatatatatatatatatatatatatatatatatatatatatatgtgtgtgtgtgtgtgtgtgtgtgtgtgtgtgtgtatatatatatatgtgtgtgtgtgtgtgtgtgtgtgtgtgtgtgtctgcaTTTTCTGTCTATACACAAATTACATGATTACAAActatataaatatatcaataagACTTTCTGAGATACTTATAATGTCCAGAATCAAAACAATCCAATTTATTTTTGTATTGATTCATCAACTTTAACATCTCAGTAGCCTTAATCTTTGTGTCGTCACCACAGTTGACCTGCAACATGAGCAAAAGCTTCTGAAATGCACCAACATGAAGTGCTTCTACCAAGGCACTTTTATCACCATTGTTACTTAGCTTCCATAACAAAGAAACACAAAAATCAGTAGCTAAAGAAGACACTCTCAGTATCTTCTTTACTATTAATGGAATAGTCAATGCATGTTTATCCACTTTTTCCCTCCCTTCATTCGAATCTGATATACAATCCAAAACGCCTAGCACCATTTCGCTTAAACCTTTATCGGCTTCCACAAGGGCTTCCAAGCTCGAATCGACGACACCCAACTCCAAAAGTCTTGATGAGAGTTTGTTGAAGCCGATTTGCGTTGAAATTATGTAGTATATGACTGAAAAAGAAGCTTTTTTAACCGAAAGGCAATCGGGTGTGTTTATAAGATTGACCAAGGCTTCTGAAAGGCCTTCAATGTCGAGTAAGTTGTTTACGAACGTTTGATCGGTTGAAAGAAGTTCTTTTAGGGTTAGAACACTACTTTTCTTGAGTAACAAATCATCTTTTGATAAAAACCATGTCATGCAACGTAAAGATGATGTCGAACCTAGCTTTGACCTCCCTTCAATTCCTAAAGGAAACATCCATGTTAACAAAAACAAAATTTCACTTAGAAGATATTCATGTTTTTCATATGGAAGATATGAAAACGACTCGAACGAAGATGCTAACACGTATCCGAGCCCATTATCTTTGATGAGAATTTTATTGTGTTCACTTTCTTTTGCCCATACATTAACTTTCTCTAatagatcaagaaacctttttgcATCACCTTTTGAAGCTAAAGCTATCATTTTTGAACCAATTTCCATGACGTCGAAAGACGTTAGTGGAGTTCGAGGAGTAGGTATTCTTTCAATACCATGTGATCGATTCTCGACACACCAATCTTGGATCATTCTCCGAATCATGTGATTTGGTATTTGATCAAAATTTATGAGGATTTGATTCGTGACGGGACACGTTTGGTTTCCGTCTTGTATCCATTTCTCGATGCTCTCTCGGTCGTATGTGATACCTGTTGACAATGTAACGGGATCTTTCATTAAATCAAGAGATATCGGACATCGAAAATGAGTTGGAATTGTGAGTTCTATCTTGGAATTTTGCTTGGAAAGAAGTTTTTTGCTAGCTAAACGACTAGCGCTTGGTTTCTTCCAAAAAAATGCCATATTTTTTGCACTCTTTTTGTATTGTAACTAAAAAAAAGAAGTATACTGAAAACAAGAATTGAATGATCTGGGTTGGGTATGAATATATTTGAGAGAATATTTATgtgttttatgaattatattgttaaAAGTGGGTTTATATATTGATTATGGGTTTGGGTCAAAACTTGATAGGAAGAATGAAATGGTCAAGTTAAAGATGACGTAGGAAGGTTGAGTATTTGATTAATTTGAATATTGACCGTTGAAAGGCAAAACATTATATTAAGTGGATTATTAGTTCCGGTTGTTGCAGTATTCGAACGGGTATAATTGGGCGCCGGTAAAACTTTGACCACAAAAGTAGGATCCACGTGGTCAATAGTCAATCAAGTGGTTCTGGAAGACCCGTTATATCCTTTCATTAATGGTATCCGACCCGAC
Proteins encoded in this region:
- the LOC139864929 gene encoding U-box domain-containing protein 21-like, with protein sequence MAFFWKKPSASRLASKKLLSKQNSKIELTIPTHFRCPISLDLMKDPVTLSTGITYDRESIEKWIQDGNQTCPVTNQILINFDQIPNHMIRRMIQDWCVENRSHGIERIPTPRTPLTSFDVMEIGSKMIALASKGDAKRFLDLLEKVNVWAKESEHNKILIKDNGLGYVLASSFESFSYLPYEKHEYLLSEILFLLTWMFPLGIEGRSKLGSTSSLRCMTWFLSKDDLLLKKSSVLTLKELLSTDQTFVNNLLDIEGLSEALVNLINTPDCLSVKKASFSVIYYIISTQIGFNKLSSRLLELGVVDSSLEALVEADKGLSEMVLGVLDCISDSNEGREKVDKHALTIPLIVKKILRVSSLATDFCVSLLWKLSNNGDKSALVEALHVGAFQKLLLMLQVNCGDDTKIKATEMLKLMNQYKNKLDCFDSGHYKYLRKSY